A genomic region of Pseudopipra pipra isolate bDixPip1 chromosome W, bDixPip1.hap1, whole genome shotgun sequence contains the following coding sequences:
- the LOC135405423 gene encoding olfactory receptor 14J1-like — translation MSNSSSMPQFLLLAFADRRELQLLHFWLFLAISLAALLANGLILTAVACDHHLHTPMGFFLLNLSLRDLGCICTTVPKAMHNSLWDTGTIPYTGCAAQLFFFAFFISAEFYLLTIMCYDRYVAICKPLHYGTLLGSRACAHMAAAAWATAFLSALLHTANTFSLPLCQGNALGQFFCEIPHILKLSCSHSGYLREIGLIVFSACLIFGGFVFFVFSYVQIFRAVLRIPSQQGRHKAFSTCLPHLVVVSLFISTLFFAHLKPPSISSPSLDLIVSLMYSVVSPTLNPLICSLRNQELKDALRKLITGCFSEAINSPSSACYVPH, via the coding sequence atgtccaacagcagctccatgccccagttcctcctcctggcattcgcagacaggcgggagctgcagctcctgcacttctggctcttcctggccatctccctggctgccctcctggccaacggcctcatcctcaccgctgtagcctgcgaccaccacctgcacacccccatgggcttcttcctgctcaacctctccctcagagacctgggctgcatctgcaccactgtccccaaagccatgcacaattccctctgggacaccgGAACCATCccctacacaggatgtgctgcacagctctttttctttgccttcttcatctcagcagagttttatctcctcaccatcatgtgctacgaccgctacgttgccatctgcaaacccctgcactacgggaccctcctgggcagcagagcttgtgcccacatggcagcagctgcctgggccactgcctttctcagtgctctgctgcacacagccaatacattttccctgcccctgtgccagggcaatgccctgggccagttcttctgtgaaatcccacacatcctcaagctctcctgctcacactcaggctacctcagggaaattgggcttaTTGTGTTTAGTGCCTGTCTAatatttggtggttttgttttctttgttttctcctatgtgcagatcttcagggctgtgctgaggatcccctctcagcagggacggcacaaagccttttccacgtgcctccctcacctggttgtggtctccctgtttatCAGCACTTTATTCTTTGCCCACCTGAAGCCCccttccatctcctccccatccctcgATCTTATTGTGTCACTCATGTACTCAGTGGTGTCTCcaacactgaaccccctcatctgcagcctcaggaaccaggagctcaaggatgctcTGAGGAAACtcataactgggtgtttttcagaagcaataaactctccttcttctgcatgttatgtacctcattaa
- the LOC135405000 gene encoding olfactory receptor 14J1-like, with amino-acid sequence MSNSSSLTHFLLLALADRRELQLLHFWLFLAISLAALLANGLILSAVACDHHLHTPMGFFLLNLSLTDLGCICTTVPKAMHNSLWGTTTISYQGCAAQVFFFLFFITAEFSLLTIMCYDRYVAICKPLHYGTLLGSRACAHMAAAAWAAGFLIALLHTANTFSLPLCQGNALGQFFCEIPHILKLSCSGTYLRETGLLAFSAFPFLGCLIFIVFSYVQVFRAVLRIPSQQGWHKAFSTCLPHLAVVSIFVSTGVFAYLKPPSISSPSLDLALSVLYSVVPPALNPLIYSLRNQEVKDALRKMMTGCFSGAIMCLVSGV; translated from the coding sequence atgtccaacagcagctccctcacccacttcctcctcctggcattggcagacaggagggagctgcagctcctgcacttctggctcttcctggccatctccctggctgccctcctggccaacggcctcatcctcagcgccgtagcctgtgaccaccacctgcacacccccatgggcttcttcctgctcaacctctccctcacagacctgggctgcatctgcaccactgtccccaaagccatgcacaattccctctggggcaccacaaccatctcctaccagggatgtgctgcacaggtctttttctttctgttcttcatcacagcagagttttccctcctcaccatcatgtgctacgaccgctacgttgccatctgcaaacccctgcactacgggaccctcctgggcagcagagcttgtgcccacatggcagcagctgcctgggccgctgggtttctcattgctctgctgcacacagccaatacattttccctgcccctgtgccagggcaatgccctgggccagttcttctgtgaaatcccacacatcctcaagctctctTGCTCAGGCACGTACCTGAGGGAAACTGGGCTTCTTGCTTTtagtgcttttccttttctgggttgcttaatttttattgtgttctcctatgtgcaggtcttcagggctgtgctgaggatcccctctcagcagggatggcacaaagccttttccacgtgcctccctcacctggccgtggtctcgatctttgtcagcactggcgtatttgcctacctgaagcccccctccatctcctccccatccctggatctggccctgtcagttctgtactcagtggtgcctccagcactgaaccccctcatctacagttTGAGGAACCAGGAGGTCAAGGATGCCCttagaaaaatgatgactggatgcttttcaggagcaattatGTGCCTGGtttctggtgtgtag